The Streptomyces sp. NBC_01426 genome includes a region encoding these proteins:
- a CDS encoding PPC domain-containing DNA-binding protein — protein MRATEITVGRTFAVVFEHGEDFYESLDRFCREAGVRAGHLTFIGGFSHARLVGTCEPLEHPERPLWKEVEVETLEVLGSGTLAWDPDQERVAPHIHISAGLKADSADGRTSHLQGGTVQFLAEVVIEEWTAPEVTRPRDPGLYDVPLLTFGRTD, from the coding sequence ATGCGCGCCACCGAGATCACCGTCGGCCGGACGTTCGCCGTCGTCTTCGAGCACGGTGAGGACTTCTACGAGTCCCTGGACCGCTTCTGTCGCGAGGCCGGCGTCCGGGCGGGCCACCTCACCTTCATCGGCGGCTTCAGTCATGCCCGGCTGGTGGGGACCTGCGAGCCCTTGGAGCACCCAGAGCGCCCGCTGTGGAAAGAGGTCGAAGTCGAGACCCTGGAGGTCCTTGGGAGCGGGACGCTCGCCTGGGACCCCGACCAGGAGCGAGTCGCCCCACACATCCACATCTCGGCAGGGCTCAAGGCGGACTCCGCCGACGGACGCACCAGCCATCTGCAAGGCGGGACAGTGCAGTTCCTTGCCGAGGTCGTCATCGAAGAGTGGACTGCCCCGGAGGTAACCCGCCCACGTGACCCCGGCCTGTACGACGTGCCCCTGCTCACGTTCGGCCGGACGGACTGA